Proteins encoded together in one Chryseobacterium sp. G0201 window:
- a CDS encoding polyprenyl synthetase family protein, protein MANIVEDIKQPINEEMKLFEQKFYESMQSKVPLLDKVTRFIVTTKGKQMRPMFVFLCAKLIGDVNEKTYRGASMIELIHTATLVHDDVVDESFKRRNFFSINALWKNKIAVLVGDYLLSKSVLLSTDHKDYDLLAVISRTIREMSEGELLQLEKARKLDITEDVYYEIIRQKTATLIAACCEIGVLSNNADEALAKKMQDFGTYTGMAFQIKDDLFDYLSSNVIGKPVGIDIKEQKMTLPLIHTLKIASEKDKKYYFNTIKRYNNDQKRVKELIAFVKSSGGLEYSIKIMKEFQQKAKDILNEFPDTEVRRSLHNMLDYVIERKF, encoded by the coding sequence TTGGCAAATATTGTAGAAGACATCAAACAACCGATCAATGAGGAAATGAAACTTTTCGAGCAGAAGTTTTATGAATCAATGCAAAGCAAAGTGCCTTTATTAGATAAAGTAACTCGTTTTATCGTTACTACTAAAGGAAAACAAATGCGTCCGATGTTTGTATTTCTTTGTGCAAAACTTATTGGTGATGTCAATGAAAAAACATATCGTGGAGCTTCCATGATCGAGTTGATACACACTGCAACTTTGGTTCATGATGATGTAGTGGATGAAAGTTTTAAAAGACGTAATTTTTTCTCAATCAATGCGTTGTGGAAAAATAAAATTGCCGTTTTGGTAGGAGATTATCTGTTGTCGAAATCGGTTTTATTATCTACAGACCATAAAGATTACGATCTGTTGGCCGTAATTTCCAGAACGATCCGTGAAATGTCTGAAGGCGAGCTTCTTCAATTAGAAAAGGCCAGAAAATTAGATATTACAGAGGATGTTTATTACGAAATTATCCGTCAGAAAACAGCTACTTTAATTGCTGCCTGTTGTGAGATCGGTGTTTTATCCAATAATGCTGATGAAGCTCTTGCCAAGAAAATGCAGGATTTCGGGACGTACACAGGAATGGCTTTCCAGATTAAAGATGATTTATTTGATTATCTAAGTTCAAATGTCATCGGAAAACCTGTAGGAATTGATATTAAGGAACAGAAAATGACCTTACCTTTGATTCATACCCTGAAAATTGCCAGTGAAAAAGATAAAAAGTACTATTTCAACACCATAAAACGATACAATAACGACCAAAAGCGAGTGAAAGAGCTTATTGCCTTTGTTAAAAGTTCCGGCGGTCTGGAATATTCTATCAAAATAATGAAAGAGTTTCAACAAAAAGCAAAAGATATTCTTAATGAATTTCCTGATACTGAGGTTAGAAGATCTTTACACAATATGTTGGATTATGTTATCGAAAGAAAATTTTAA
- a CDS encoding sterol desaturase family protein, whose product MPDYFLGENGLENVYAWSIPILAAVILAEMIYSHISEAKLYNGKDVATSVYLALLNFGLDLFMKVFAMGVMFFFYEHRLFSWDFTIWYWLICFVITDFAYYVLHYVDHHSRAFWAVHITHHNSEYFNLTTGFRSPVLQPLYRYLYFSPLAFLGFDPWHIMVVYAIGQVYGTWVHTQAVKTMGFLEYILVTPSHHRVHHACNIKYLDRNMGMCLIIWDKIFGTFEKEDPNVPVKYGIYPKMPDNKPDTVLFYEWRKIWKDIKQPNLKFSDRINYLFNSPGWRHDGTGKTVRQYQKEHLEKQARKKIQKKSA is encoded by the coding sequence ATTCTTGCTGCAGTTATTTTGGCAGAAATGATCTACAGTCATATTTCTGAAGCCAAATTATACAACGGAAAAGACGTTGCGACGAGTGTTTATTTAGCATTGCTGAATTTCGGGCTGGATCTTTTCATGAAGGTTTTCGCGATGGGAGTCATGTTTTTCTTCTACGAGCACAGACTTTTTTCTTGGGATTTTACAATCTGGTATTGGCTGATCTGTTTTGTGATTACAGATTTTGCATATTACGTTCTTCATTATGTGGATCATCATTCCAGAGCGTTTTGGGCGGTGCACATTACACATCACAATTCGGAATATTTCAATTTAACGACCGGTTTCAGAAGTCCTGTTTTACAACCGCTTTATCGATATTTATACTTTTCTCCGTTGGCTTTTTTAGGTTTTGATCCTTGGCATATTATGGTTGTTTACGCGATCGGGCAGGTGTATGGCACCTGGGTTCATACGCAAGCGGTAAAAACGATGGGGTTTTTAGAATATATTTTGGTAACACCGTCTCATCACCGTGTTCATCATGCTTGTAATATTAAATATCTCGATAGAAACATGGGAATGTGCCTCATTATTTGGGATAAAATTTTCGGAACTTTTGAAAAAGAAGATCCGAATGTTCCTGTAAAATACGGAATTTACCCTAAAATGCCGGATAATAAACCTGATACAGTTCTTTTTTATGAATGGAGAAAAATCTGGAAAGATATAAAACAGCCCAATTTAAAATTCTCAGACAGAATCAATTATCTTTTTAATTCTCCAGGTTGGAGACATGATGGAACCGGTAAAACGGTAAGACAATATCAAAAAGAACATTTGGAAAAACAGGCTAGAAAAAAGATACAAAAGAAATCGGCTTGA